Part of the bacterium genome is shown below.
TGGCGGCTGGAGACGCAACTGGTGCAGGGCGGGCTCGACCGCTCGCACCACGGCGAGACCGCCGAAGCGCTCTACCTCACCTCGGGCTTCGTCTACGAGCGCGCCGAGCATGCCGAGGACCGCTTCCGCGACCGTGCCCCCGGCTTCATGTACTCCCGCTACGGCAACCCCACGGTCAGCACCTTCGAGGAGCGCCTCGCCGCCATCGAGGGGGCCGAATCCTGCTGCGCCGTCGGCTCCGGCATGGCGGCGGTCAACGCCGCCCTCATGTGCCGCCTGAAGGCCGGTGACCGAGTCGTCGCCGCCCGCGCCCTCTTCGGCTCCTGCCGCCACATCATCGCCAATATCCTGCCGCGCTTCGGCATCGAGCACGAGTTCGTCGACGGCGCCGACCTCGACCAGTGGCGCCTCGCCCTGTCCCGGCCCACCGCCCTCGTCTTCTTCGAGACCCCCTCCAACCCGGCCCTCGAGCTCGTCGACATCACGGCCGTGGCGGAACTCGCCCACGCCGTCGGGGCCGAGGT
Proteins encoded:
- a CDS encoding aminotransferase class I/II-fold pyridoxal phosphate-dependent enzyme, yielding MAEDGAQGWRLETQLVQGGLDRSHHGETAEALYLTSGFVYERAEHAEDRFRDRAPGFMYSRYGNPTVSTFEERLAAIEGAESCCAVGSGMAAVNAALMCRLKAGDRVVAARALFGSCRHIIANILPRFGIEHEFVDGADLDQWRLALSRPTALVFFETPSNPALELVDITAVAELAHAVGAEVVVDNVFSTPLLQRPLALGADVVVYSATKHIDGQGRCLGGAILGTKRYRDDTLHPYL